One Tepidibacillus fermentans DNA segment encodes these proteins:
- the tsaA gene encoding tRNA (N6-threonylcarbamoyladenosine(37)-N6)-methyltransferase TrmO: MELVQIGVIHSNYKERFDAPRQGRLSDETQVIEVFVEYMEGMKGIENVSHLIVLYWFDRANRKNPLFIKPREGNEKKGVFATRSPNRPNPIAFSITEVIKIEDNKITVKGLEALDQTPLLDIKPYSVEIDCVDSARFRGDEF; encoded by the coding sequence ATGGAGTTGGTTCAAATTGGTGTCATCCATAGCAATTACAAAGAAAGATTCGATGCTCCACGACAAGGAAGGTTATCTGATGAAACACAAGTAATAGAAGTATTTGTCGAGTATATGGAAGGCATGAAAGGAATAGAAAACGTCTCCCATCTGATTGTCCTTTATTGGTTTGATCGAGCGAATCGAAAAAATCCACTGTTTATCAAACCGAGAGAAGGCAATGAAAAAAAAGGAGTATTTGCTACTCGTTCGCCTAATCGACCCAACCCAATTGCTTTTTCTATTACTGAGGTAATTAAAATTGAAGATAATAAAATAACTGTAAAAGGATTGGAAGCTTTAGATCAAACGCCACTTCTGGATATTAAGCCGTACTCTGTTGAAATCGACTGTGTTGATTCTGCTCGTTTTCGTGGGGATGAATTTTAA
- a CDS encoding S66 family peptidase, whose protein sequence is MIPNKLKRGDEIRVVSPSRSLSVVNQANQKIAIDRLESLGFHVTFGDHCYESDEFHSSSIESRIEDLHNAFSDPNVKAILTSIGGYNSNQILKYLDYSLIQANPKILCGYSDITALGNAIYTKTGLTTYSGPHFSTFGILKGMDYTIDYFQKALMTDEIIEVKPSDFWSDDPWYLDQENRTFIENNGWYVINEGKAEGVIIGGNLCTLNLLQGTEFMPSLKNTILFIEDDELTFPENFDRDLQSLIHQKGFEEVRGIVIGRFQKKSEMSREILKKIIKSKKELDTIPVIADVDFGHTYPQITFPIGGKVSIVAKGNESKIKILQH, encoded by the coding sequence ATGATACCAAACAAATTAAAACGAGGGGATGAAATTCGTGTTGTTTCTCCATCAAGAAGTTTATCTGTCGTTAACCAAGCAAATCAAAAAATAGCCATAGACCGCCTTGAATCGCTCGGATTCCATGTGACGTTTGGAGACCATTGTTATGAAAGTGATGAATTTCACTCTTCCTCTATAGAATCGAGAATTGAAGACCTACATAATGCTTTTTCAGATCCCAATGTGAAAGCCATTCTAACTTCAATCGGTGGCTACAATAGTAATCAAATATTGAAGTATCTCGATTATTCATTAATTCAAGCAAATCCAAAGATACTTTGTGGTTATTCAGATATTACAGCATTAGGTAATGCGATATATACCAAAACTGGATTAACCACTTATTCAGGCCCTCACTTTTCTACGTTCGGAATATTAAAAGGAATGGATTATACCATCGATTATTTTCAAAAAGCACTGATGACAGATGAAATCATAGAGGTAAAACCGTCGGATTTTTGGAGTGATGATCCATGGTATTTGGATCAAGAAAATCGAACGTTTATTGAGAATAACGGTTGGTATGTCATAAATGAAGGCAAAGCAGAAGGAGTTATTATTGGTGGAAATCTATGCACATTGAATTTGTTGCAAGGAACTGAATTCATGCCGAGTTTAAAAAACACCATTCTTTTCATAGAAGATGACGAACTCACTTTCCCCGAAAATTTTGATCGGGATTTACAATCGTTGATTCACCAAAAAGGTTTCGAAGAGGTTAGGGGGATTGTTATTGGTAGATTCCAAAAGAAATCTGAGATGAGCAGGGAGATATTGAAGAAGATCATAAAGTCAAAGAAGGAACTAGATACCATACCCGTCATTGCAGATGTCGATTTTGGACATACTTATCCTCAGATTACATTTCCGATTGGTGGAAAAGTTTCGATCGTAGCGAAGGGGAATGAATCGAAAATTAAAATACTTCAACATTGA
- a CDS encoding VOC family protein → MINKIGKITLYVNNQEEAKKFWTEKLNFVVKFEQQMGPNMTWLEVGPSESEFTTFVLYDKNVMKAQNPSMNVCHPNVILSTTDIENAFTKMKENGVEVGKLKKMPYGKMFSFKDQDGNEYLLREDK, encoded by the coding sequence ATGATTAATAAAATCGGAAAAATCACGTTATATGTAAATAATCAAGAGGAAGCAAAAAAGTTTTGGACAGAAAAATTAAATTTTGTAGTTAAATTTGAACAGCAAATGGGCCCAAATATGACATGGTTAGAAGTGGGTCCAAGTGAGAGTGAATTTACGACATTTGTTTTATATGACAAAAATGTAATGAAGGCTCAAAATCCATCTATGAACGTTTGCCATCCAAATGTCATACTAAGTACCACTGACATAGAAAATGCTTTTACAAAAATGAAGGAAAATGGCGTTGAAGTAGGGAAATTGAAGAAGATGCCGTATGGAAAAATGTTTTCGTTTAAAGACCAAGATGGCAATGAATATCTACTTCGTGAAGACAAATAA
- the htpG gene encoding molecular chaperone HtpG — protein sequence MGKKQFQAESKRLLEMMINSIYTHREIFLRELISNASDAIDKIYYKALTDDSLSFDQNNYYIKVIADKENRTLKILDTGIGMTKEELENNLGTIAKSGSLAFKTENELKDGHEIIGQFGVGFYSAFMVADKVTVISKALGSDEAYKWESTGSDGFTIEPYKKESVGTEIILKIKENTEDENYDEYLDEYRLKAIIKKYSDFIRYPIKMDVTRRKPKEGSENEFVEYKEEQIINSMVPIWRKNKNELTSEDYENFYREKHYGFDKPLKHIHISVDGAVRYHAILFIPEKMPFDYYTKEYEKGLELYSNGVLVMSKCSDLLPDYFSFVKGMVDSEDLSLNISRELLQHDKQLKLIAKNIKNKIKNQLQSMLKDERDKYEVFYKSFGRQLKYGVYSDFGSHKEDLQDLLMFYSSKEKKMVTLDEYVSRMPEDQKYIYYATGETVERIEKLPQTELVADKGYEILYFTEDIDEFAIKMLMTYKGKEFRSVSSGDLGIETNDNQNNAEENEHKELFDYLKKVLGDKVKDVRASKRLKTHPVCFATDGEITIEMEKVLKQMPGDHNIKAEKILEININHEVFKSLKNAFENDKEKLNLYTNLLYNQALLIEGLPINDPVEFTNDICKIMV from the coding sequence ATGGGAAAAAAACAGTTTCAAGCAGAATCGAAAAGACTACTAGAAATGATGATAAACTCTATTTATACTCATCGAGAGATATTTTTACGAGAATTAATTTCAAATGCTAGTGACGCGATTGACAAAATATATTACAAAGCGTTAACGGATGATTCATTAAGTTTTGATCAAAACAATTACTACATAAAAGTGATCGCTGACAAGGAAAATAGGACACTGAAAATATTAGATACTGGTATTGGAATGACTAAAGAAGAACTTGAAAATAACCTTGGAACGATTGCTAAGAGTGGTTCTTTAGCATTTAAAACTGAAAACGAATTGAAAGATGGCCACGAAATTATTGGCCAATTTGGGGTTGGATTTTATTCTGCATTTATGGTAGCGGATAAAGTTACTGTCATTAGTAAGGCTTTAGGAAGTGATGAGGCTTATAAGTGGGAATCTACAGGTTCTGATGGATTTACGATTGAGCCTTATAAAAAAGAGTCAGTGGGAACCGAAATTATTCTAAAAATCAAAGAGAATACAGAAGATGAGAACTATGACGAGTATCTAGATGAGTATCGATTAAAAGCAATCATCAAAAAATACTCGGATTTCATTCGCTATCCTATTAAAATGGATGTGACTAGAAGAAAACCAAAAGAAGGCAGCGAGAATGAATTTGTAGAATACAAAGAAGAACAGATTATCAACAGTATGGTTCCAATCTGGAGAAAAAATAAAAACGAGCTTACTTCTGAAGATTACGAGAATTTTTATAGGGAAAAACATTATGGCTTTGATAAACCTTTAAAACATATCCATATTAGCGTCGATGGTGCAGTAAGATATCATGCGATTTTATTTATTCCAGAAAAAATGCCATTTGACTATTATACAAAGGAGTATGAAAAGGGATTAGAGCTCTATTCCAATGGTGTATTGGTCATGAGCAAATGTTCAGACTTACTTCCTGATTATTTTAGCTTTGTCAAAGGTATGGTTGATTCAGAGGATCTATCTCTCAACATCTCTAGGGAACTTTTACAACATGATAAGCAATTAAAGCTCATTGCGAAAAACATTAAGAATAAAATTAAAAACCAGTTGCAAAGTATGTTAAAGGATGAAAGAGATAAGTATGAAGTATTTTATAAGTCCTTTGGCAGACAATTAAAATATGGGGTTTATAGTGATTTTGGAAGTCATAAAGAAGATTTGCAAGATTTGTTGATGTTCTATTCTTCCAAAGAGAAAAAAATGGTCACCTTAGATGAATATGTATCCAGAATGCCTGAAGATCAAAAATATATTTATTATGCTACTGGAGAAACAGTTGAAAGAATTGAAAAATTGCCTCAGACTGAGTTAGTTGCGGATAAAGGATATGAAATTTTATATTTCACTGAAGATATTGATGAATTTGCAATAAAAATGTTAATGACCTATAAAGGGAAAGAATTCAGATCCGTATCAAGCGGAGACTTAGGTATTGAAACTAACGATAATCAAAATAATGCAGAAGAGAACGAACACAAAGAACTCTTTGACTATTTGAAAAAGGTATTAGGAGACAAAGTAAAGGATGTCAGGGCATCAAAAAGATTAAAGACTCATCCAGTATGTTTTGCGACAGATGGAGAAATCACGATCGAAATGGAAAAAGTCCTAAAGCAAATGCCCGGTGACCATAATATTAAAGCTGAAAAAATTCTAGAAATTAATATCAATCATGAGGTATTCAAGTCGTTAAAAAATGCATTTGAAAACGATAAAGAGAAATTAAACTTATATACAAATCTATTGTACAATCAAGCACTGCTCATTGAAGGACTACCAATCAATGATCCAGTAGAGTTTACAAATGATATTTGCAAAATCATGGTGTGA